Proteins encoded together in one Pseudoroseomonas cervicalis window:
- the purS gene encoding phosphoribosylformylglycinamidine synthase subunit PurS, translating to MKARVTVMPKNGVLDPQGKAIEHALSTLGFAAVGEVRTGKIIELELSETDPDKARAQAEEMARKLLANTVIESFRVELA from the coding sequence GTGAAGGCGCGTGTGACCGTCATGCCGAAGAACGGCGTCCTCGACCCCCAGGGCAAGGCCATCGAGCATGCCCTCTCCACCCTCGGCTTCGCCGCGGTGGGCGAGGTGCGGACCGGCAAGATCATCGAGCTCGAACTCTCCGAGACCGACCCGGACAAGGCCCGCGCCCAGGCCGAGGAGATGGCCCGCAAGCTGCTGGCCAACACCGTGATCGAGAGCTTCCGCGTCGAACTGGCCTGA
- the purQ gene encoding phosphoribosylformylglycinamidine synthase subunit PurQ, whose protein sequence is MNAVILLFPGTNRERDMAIALHKATGRKPTILFHQETSLPAGTDLVVLPGGFSHGDYLRCGAMAARSPIMPAVAEFAAKGGHILGVCNGFQILTEAGLLPGALLRNASLRFLSMDCHLRVETSDSPFTSRWQRGETYRAPMAHGDGNYFCDDETLARLRGEARVAFRYVDASGQATPEANRNGARDNIAGILSENRRILGMMPHPEDLVDPLMGGTDGLPLFESIAGVFEGV, encoded by the coding sequence ATGAACGCCGTCATCCTCCTCTTCCCCGGCACCAACCGCGAGCGCGACATGGCGATCGCGCTGCACAAGGCGACGGGGCGGAAACCCACCATCCTGTTCCACCAGGAGACCAGCCTGCCCGCCGGCACCGACCTGGTGGTGCTGCCCGGCGGCTTCTCCCATGGCGACTATCTGCGCTGCGGCGCCATGGCCGCCCGCTCCCCCATCATGCCGGCGGTCGCCGAGTTCGCGGCCAAGGGCGGGCATATCCTGGGCGTCTGCAACGGCTTCCAGATCCTGACCGAGGCCGGGCTGCTGCCGGGCGCGCTGCTGCGCAATGCCAGCCTGCGCTTCCTCTCCATGGATTGCCATTTGCGGGTGGAGACCAGCGACAGCCCCTTCACCAGCCGGTGGCAGCGCGGCGAGACCTATCGCGCGCCGATGGCGCATGGCGACGGCAACTACTTCTGCGATGACGAGACCCTGGCGCGGCTGCGGGGCGAGGCGCGCGTCGCCTTCCGCTATGTCGATGCCAGCGGCCAGGCGACGCCGGAGGCCAATCGCAACGGCGCGCGCGACAACATCGCCGGCATCCTGAGCGAGAACCGCCGCATCCTGGGCATGATGCCCCACCCGGAGGATCTGGTGGACCCGCTGATGGGCGGGACGGATGGGCTTCCTCTCTTTGAGAGCATTGCTGGGGTGTTTGAGGGGGTTTAA